In Populus alba chromosome 1, ASM523922v2, whole genome shotgun sequence, a single window of DNA contains:
- the LOC118046950 gene encoding E3 ubiquitin-protein ligase PUB23, which yields MDQIDVPYHFLCPISLQLMRDPVTVSTGITYDRENIEKWLFSCKNKTCPVTKQELFTEDLTPNHTLRRLIQAWCTLNASFGIERIPTPKPLADRAQISKLLNDAKKFPHLLLKNLRRLRSITLESESNRSCLEEAGVVDFLVSILKTDNSTSVEIDSDDHESEFTRASDEALNILYHLKISRRQLKNLIINDGDRFLESLLQILKHSSYQSRAYATMLLKSVFEVADPTHLISIRPEMFVEIVRVLDDEISQQASKAALKLLLEICPWGKNRIKAVEGGAVSVLIELLLDTSDRRACELILAVLELLCGCADGRAELLKHGAGLAVVSKKILRVSHVASDKAVRILCSICRFSATSRVLQEMLQVGAVTKLCVLLQVDSSLKSKERARAILKVHSKVWRSSACIPAYLMSSYPSS from the coding sequence ATGGATCAAATCGATGttccttatcattttctttGCCCAATTTCCCTTCAACTCATGAGAGATCCAGTTACAGTCTCAACTGGGATTACCTATGATAGAGAGAACATTGAGAAGTGGTTATTTTcatgcaaaaataaaacttgCCCTGTCACAAAGCAAGAGTTGTTTACTGAAGATCTCACCCCAAACCACACCCTTCGTCGTTTGATCCAAGCATGGTGCACCCTCAATGCCTCGTTCGGTATCGAGAGAATCCCAACTCCAAAGCCACTCGCTGATAGAGCCCAGATCTCCAAACTCCTTAACGATGCTAAGAAATTTCCACACTTGCTGCTCAAGAATCTACGAAGGCTTAGATCAATCACGCTTGAAAGTGAAAGCAATAGAAGCTGTCTAGAGGAAGCTGGTGTAGTTGATTTCTTGGTTTCGATCTTGAAAACTGATAATTCTACTTCAGTTGAGATAGACAGCGATGATCATGAATCGGAGTTCACAAGGGCAAGTGATGAAGCTTTGAACATTCTTTATCATCTCAAAATATCACGGAGGCAACTAAAGAATCTGATAATCAACGATGGTGATCGGTTTCTAGAGTCGTTGCTGCAAATCTTGAAGCATAGCAGCTATCAATCTAGAGCTTATGCGACCATGTTGTTGAAGTCCGTTTTCGAAGTGGCTGATCCAACGCATTTGATTAGTATCAGACCGGAAATGTTTGTCGAGATAGTACGCGTACTTGATGATGAGATCTCACAACAGGCCTCAAAGGCAGCATTGAAGCTTCTCTTGGAAATTTGTCCATGGGGAAAAAACCGAATCAAAGCCGTCGAAGGTGGTGCAGTTTCTGTCTTGATCGAGCTTCTTCTTGATACATCAGACAGGAGAGCTTGTGAACTTATTCTAGCTGTTTTAGAACTGCTTTGTGGTTGTGCTGATGGACGAGCAGAGTTATTGAAGCACGGGGCAGGACTCGCAGTTGTTTCCAAGAAAATACTTAGGGTTTCTCATGTTGCAAGTGATAAGGCAGTGAGAATTCTGTGCTCCATTTGTAGGTTTTCTGCAACTTCTAGGGTTCTTCAAGAAATGTTGCAGGTTGGTGCTGTGACCAAGTTGTGTGTGCTTTTGCAAGTGGATAGTAGTTTAAAGAGCAAGGAGAGAGCTAGAGCGATCCTCAAGGTGCACTCCAAGGTTTGGAGGAGCTCTGCTTGTATCCCTGCATATTTGATGTCTTCTTATCCATCTTCCTGA